In one Vanessa tameamea isolate UH-Manoa-2023 chromosome 10, ilVanTame1 primary haplotype, whole genome shotgun sequence genomic region, the following are encoded:
- the LOC113392674 gene encoding muscle-specific protein 20-like → MPGRPIWQCAGKREPEKEQEAQRWIEAVTGEKFPSDVPYELALRNGIILCKLMNRLQPGIIPKVNVSGGDYKFMDNISQFQNACIKYGVPDVDLFQSTDLWDQKNIALVTQTIFALGRTTHKHPEWRGPGLGPKPAEENRREFSEDVLRAGEAVIGLQAGTNKLASQSGQNFGASRKIILGK, encoded by the exons ATGCCTGGACGTCCTATTTGGCAG tgcgCTGGCAAGCGTGAACCCGAAAAAGAACAAGAAGCACAGAGATGGATTGAAGCTGTTACGGGAGAAAAGTTTCCTTCAGACGTTCCTTATGAGTTAGCACTTAGGAACGGAATCATCCTTTGCAAGCTAATGAACAGACTACAGCCAGGCATCATCCCCAAGGTTAACGTTTCCGGCGGagattataaatttatggaTAATATTAGcca gttCCAAAATGCTTGCATCAAATACGGAGTTCCTGACGTGGACCTATTCCAATCTACCGATTTGTGGGACCAGAAAAACATTGCTCTCGTCACGCAGACAATCTTTGCTCTTGGCAGAAcg ACGCACAAACATCCAGAATGGCGTGGTCCCGGTCTTGGTCCAAAACCCGCTGAGGAAAACCGACGTGAGTTTAGCGAAGACGTTCTTCGTGCTGGTGAGGCGGTAATTGGTCTTCAAGCTGGTACAAACAAACTGGCCTCACAATCTGGACAAAACTTCGGCGCTTCACGCAAAATCATTCTCGGCAAGTGA
- the LOC113392684 gene encoding myophilin, protein MPARNKEQEEEVLVWIYTVLGEPRPKGEYEDILKDGIVLCKLINKLAPGSVKKIQERGTNFQLMENIQRFQAAVKKYGVPEEEIFQTADLFERRNIPQVTLCLYSLGRITQKHPEYNGPQLGPKMAEKNERTFTEEQLRAHNAELNLQMGYNKGASQSGHGGFGNTRHM, encoded by the exons ATGCCC GCTAGAAACAAGGAACAAGAGGAGGAAGTTCTGGTCTGGATCTACACCGTACTTGGGGAGCCCCGTCCGAAGGGGGAATATGAGGACATCCTCAAGGATGGCATTGTGCTGTGCAAACTAATTAACAAATTAGCTCCTGGATCAGTCAAAAAGATTCAAGAGAGAGGGACCAATTTCCAGCTCATGGAAAACATCCAAAG GTTCCAGGCAGCTGTTAAAAAGTACGGCGTTCCAGAAGAGGAAATTTTCCAGACGGCTGATCTATTTGAGAGGCGTAACATTCCTCAAGTCACCTTATGCTTGTATTCACTTGGCAGAATT acTCAGAAACACCCAGAATACAATGGTCCGCAGCTGGGACCTAAGATGGCGGAAAAGAATGAACGAACCTTCACGGAAGAACAGCTTAGAGCGCACAACGCTGAACTCAATCTCCAGATGGGCTATAATAAGGGCGCTTCTCAGTCCGGCCATGGTGGATTTGGCAACACCCGCCATATGTAA
- the LOC113392664 gene encoding uncharacterized protein LOC113392664 — protein MQLIFYLVIIVLQFSAIAADYYKTKPNFVQTCLKSDPDFEDCSKEAVQQLFNALGPGLPEIDLPPIDPLNIPKIRILQGDGPVNVNAALDNVVVTGFGRTEVLLSQVDGETYNFYTRVRVPKIRIEGTYDLKGKILLIPLVGSGLCWFEPSNMTIDIVSDVKLYEKDDLPFFNVTKVHVKYNIGGLKLHMSNLFDGISSLEDSTNAYLNANWRPVSESLRPILSKTIEDILLGFMQQIFHNLPGNFMIGDIKTNLINKKRN, from the exons ATGCAGTTAATATTCTATTTAGTGATCATTGTGCTCCAATTTTCAGCAATAGCCgctgattattataaaacgaagc CAAATTTTGTGCAGACTTGTTTGAAAAGTGATCCAGACTTCGAAGATTGTTCTAAGGAGGCCGTACAACAACTATTCAATGCCTTGGGGCCCG GGTTACCAGAAATAGACTTGCCCCCCATAGATCCACTAAATATTCCTAAAATAAGGATTTTGCAAGGCGATGGGCCGGTTAACGTTAATGCCGCACTTGATAATGTTGTGGTAACAGGTTTTGGACGTACCGAGGTGTTGCTCAGTCA agtaGATGGTGAGACATACAACTTTTATACGAGGGTCCGTGTTCCGAAAATTAGAATCGAGGGAACTTATGATTTAAAAggcaaaatattgttaataccTCTAGTTGGCAGTGGTCTTTGTTGGTTTGAACCAA GTAACATGACAATAGATATCGTAAGCGACGTTAAGCTGTATGAAAAAGatgatttacctttttttaatgtCACCAAGGTGcatgttaaatacaatattggGGGGCTTAAATTACATATGAGCAATTTATTTGATGGAATTTCATCACTTG agGATAGCACAAATGCGTATTTAAACGCAAATTGGCGCCCAGTCTCCGAGTCTTTGAGACCAATATTATCAAAGACTatagaagatattttattagGCTTCATGCAACAAATATTTCACAATCTGCCTGGAAACTTTATGATTGGAGATATTAAAACTaatctaataaataagaaaagaaattaa